Proteins encoded within one genomic window of Humulus lupulus chromosome 1, drHumLupu1.1, whole genome shotgun sequence:
- the LOC133829876 gene encoding uncharacterized protein LOC133829876, producing the protein MNGRVHGKFKGKKGLRQGDPISPLLFVLIMEYLTRRLQLAALDPSFRFHPMCKSLKLVNLCFADDLIIFCKGTQSAVCSLKIALDDFSLATGLTINLAKSQIFFGGVSSTVRNVISQEMNLMEESFPLKYLGVPMRPTKWRHEDCDIILQKIILRLISWSSRHLSYAGRMQLIHSVLFGLRNYWISIFILPQSVVKEIEKLCRSFLRGSAGMRSKPHLASWEKVCLPKAYGGLGFRDGALWNRAILAKYIWALSEQPEILWVKWVNSIYLKGCNIWCYNLKSDCSWYWRKLCHIREKFGLNEVKAAGSSGRFLPSKLYNSVQNQQIVDYYSAVWCKLSLPKHRFLLWQVINEQLLTRDNLLKLHIVVPVHLCPVCSCFPESHQHLFFNCCLSTQVLHILFSWFQFSAWLRDFSS; encoded by the coding sequence ATGAATGGTCGTGTTCATGGAAAATTTAAGGGTAAGAAGGGGCTGCGTCAGGGAGATCCAATTTctcctcttttatttgttcttatcATGGAATACTTGACTCGGAGGCTTCAACTAGCGGCTCTTGATCCCTCTTTCAGATTTCATCCAATGTGTAAGAGTTTAAAGCTTGTCAATCTTTGTTTTGCTGATGATTTGATCATCTTTTGTAAGGGTACTCAGTCGGCTGTTTGTTCCCTTAAGATTGCGCTTGATGATTTCAGTTTGGCTACCGGTTTGACCATTAATTTAGCTAAGTCTCAAATCTTTTTTGGAGGAGTTTCTTCTACTGTTCGGAATGTCATCTCTCAGGAGATGAATCTTATGGAAGAGTCTTTTCCGCTTAAGTACTTGGGGGTTCCTATGAGGCCAACTAAGTGGCGTCATGAGGATTGTGATATAATTTTGCAAAAAATCATATTAAGACTTATTTCCTGGTCTAGTAGACACCTCTCCTATGCAGGCCGAATGCAGCTTATCCATTCGGTATTATTTGGTCTCCGTAACTATTGGATTAGTATCTTTATTTTACCTCAGAGTGTTGTTAAGGAAATTGAGAAATTGTGCCGTAGCTTCCTTCGGGGTAGTGCTGGTATGAGAAGTAAACCTCATTTAGCATCTTGGGAGAAGGTTTGCCTTCCAAAAGCGTATGGTGGTCTTGGTTTTAGAGATGGTGCCCTTTGGAACAGAGCTATTCTTGCCAAGTACATTTGGGCTTTATCTGAGCAGCCTGAGATCTTATGGGTTAAATGGGTTAACTCTATTTATTTGAAAGGCTGTAATATCTGGTGTTATAATCTAAAATCGGActgtagctggtattggaggaaattaTGCCACATAAGGGAGAAATTTGGTCTAAATGAGGTTAAGGCAGCTGGTAGTTCTGGGAGGTTTCTGCCTTCAAAGCTATATAATTCAGTTCAAAACCAGCAGATTGTGGATTATTACTCTGCTGTCTGGTGCAAGCTCTCATTACCTAAGCATCGATTTCTGCTTTGGCAAGTGATCAATGAACAGCTCCTTACTAGAGATAATCTGTTAAAGCTGCATATAGTGGTGCCTGTGCATTTGTGTCCGGTTTGTAGTTGCTTTCCTGAAAGTCACCAGCATCTTTTCTTTAACTGCTGTTTATCAACCCAAGTGCTTCATATTCTGTTTAGCTGGTTTCAGTTTAGTGCTTGGCTGAGGGACTTCTCCAGCTAG